DNA sequence from the Cohnella herbarum genome:
CGCCCTCCGCGGTATCCAGATTCGTATGGGAGATGTATACCGCGATATCTTTGCGCAGCAAATCCGCTACCAATGCCCCCGAAGGGGTATCCGTACGTAAATGCGCCATGGGACGAAAAATAACCGCATGATGCGCGATAATCAATTCAGCGCCTATCGTAGCGGCTTCCTCCACGACCGCCGGAGTAACATCCAACGTAACGAGTACGCGACGAACTTCTCTCGCTGCCGTACCTACCTGCAACCCAATTTTGTCGTCGGGTACGGCGTAGTGCTTAGGGGCTAACCGCTCCATCAATTGGAGGATGGTTTCTCCGCGGGCAAACATGCGAGCACCTCCCGAATTTCTCTTACGTCCTCTTCCCATTCTCTAGCCTTCTCCGCCGCTTCCGGAGCCGTCGCATGGCTAAGCTGCAGGATCACTCTTTCCCGCTTGGCGATCTCTTCTTCCCATTTCCGATGGAAGGCTTCCGTCGGCCGTCTCAGCAGCAACGGCCCCATCTCGTAAAGCAACACGGACGGCAGCTTCGCGATGGCTGGGGCAAGAAGCTTCTCGTCGTATAAGGCGCTGTTTAGACTCTCAGCTTCGGTTGGATCCGGCGTCAGAAATGCCCGCATCAAAGTATAAATGACGCCGTCTTCTTCAAGCAGCATCTCTTTATCTAAGACGAAGCGATGCTGAACGAGCCAACGCCTTACCGCATCTTCCGCGACATGAGGCGAGAGGATTAACGTGCGCACGCCGTTCAGACGATCGTTAGCTTGGTCGAGAATTCTTGCCATTAGGCTTCCGCCCATCCCGGCAATCGTTACCGTATCGACCTCCCCTGGCTGAAGAACGGCCATTCCGTCACCTAGCCTAACGGACACGGTCTGTTCAAGACCGGCCTCGGCCACCTGACGTTTAGCCGCTTCTACCGGACCGGCATGAATATCTCCGGCGACGGCATAGCTGATTTTTCCATTCAAAGCCAGAAAAACCGGAAGCAGCGCATGATCCGTCCCGATATCCGCGAAGCGAGCCCCTTGAGGAACCCACTCCGCTAGCGCCGACAAACGGCGGGACAGCTTCAGCCCTGCTCCGCTTTCCTTTATTTGTTTCATATTAAGCAACCCATTCCATCCAATGTTTACGCAACCGGAACATTCCCACGCCCGCGATTACGATCTTTAAAATAATCTCTACCTGGATCCATTCCGTATGAAGAGCATACAATGCCGAGTAAACTTCGGGCATAAACCATAGAACAAGGGAAGTCGCGAACAATACGGCCCCCGCCGATTGAAAACGAACATGCAGAAACCAACTTAGCCAGCAAAACAATAACGCAACCGGTATCCAGAAAATTTGAACTTCCAGCAAGGAAGGATTCGTAACATGCCTCGCCAACAACAAGGCATATAAAACGACGACGGCCATCCATCCGAACCAATGGACGATCGCAATGCGGAGAAGGATTCCGCAACCGATCCACGCGGCAGCACACAAGCCGAGCAACCACAAGGGACCGGTACCGCCCATCCAGCCATTCAACTGCAAAATACCGAACCCGACCCCTATAAGGAATATCATCCCCACGCCGATCGTTAGCAGCCCGCGTACCGGATTTTCTTCCCTATTTCTTACTCCCATTACGGTAAATGCCGCCGTAACAACGGCTGTTAAGCCTATTTGCAATGCCAAAGGAAACACGCTAAAATAAAGAACAACAAAACAAATCAAGGTAAAACTTCCAAATGCAAGAAGCCACTGTTTCCCTGATGCTTGGCTGATTTTCTTAATGGTGTTACCCATAAACCCTAACGGGCGTTCATTCAGATCTTCCAAATAGATGTTTTGCAAGAAGTCGCAATACTGCTCGGGCAACAACTTATTGCGACGCCAAGATTCGATTTCCTTGACGACCAGATTGCGCTTCTCTTCATCCAAACCAGCCATGCGACGATCCTCCTCGCGCCATTTGAAGAAAAAGACCTTCAACCATAACGGCAAAGGTCTCTATCGCACCACTA
Encoded proteins:
- a CDS encoding tRNA (adenine(22)-N(1))-methyltransferase, producing MKQIKESGAGLKLSRRLSALAEWVPQGARFADIGTDHALLPVFLALNGKISYAVAGDIHAGPVEAAKRQVAEAGLEQTVSVRLGDGMAVLQPGEVDTVTIAGMGGSLMARILDQANDRLNGVRTLILSPHVAEDAVRRWLVQHRFVLDKEMLLEEDGVIYTLMRAFLTPDPTEAESLNSALYDEKLLAPAIAKLPSVLLYEMGPLLLRRPTEAFHRKWEEEIAKRERVILQLSHATAPEAAEKAREWEEDVREIREVLACLPAEKPSSN